The following coding sequences are from one Aliarcobacter skirrowii CCUG 10374 window:
- a CDS encoding ATP-binding protein, with translation MKFLIYTILLSTTLFSNNIILTQEEEDFIKDKTFKISITTNWEPFSFKEKSDEPMGISYEYWKLIVEKLNLKTQNIFFTNFNKQLFSIKQKESDIIFSAGETSQRKDYALFSNKYLTFPISIVTKKDENFIENIDEIIDRKIAVGNNFTAHNLLKEKYPNLSLTPVASVKEGLELVSKDKVFAFIDIKPVLNFNIAKYGFKDLKITGNSGLDYELKFMIRDDCEILIPILNKAIDNIDESSVLDIVNRWNNVQFQTNFDYTIIWLLLAAIFLITFAFLYRNYILKNLNNKLKNLVNEKTKSLHEINKNLEILVEKKSRDLIEKENLLNHQAKMAAMGEMLENIAHQWRQPLSVISTMATSLKLKQEMKILEDKEFFQSLDIINNASQHLSNTIDDFRNFFSSEKEINKFLISNTIKKSILLLKSSIDKHNITIVEDIEDSELLSYESELMQVILNIISNSIDILKDKNIDSRYIYFKTKILNNNLIITISDSGGGIDKKILNRVFEPYFTTKHKSQGTGIGLYMSLQIVTKHLHGKLSVKNSSFLQNGVEYFGAEFSINIPISIDK, from the coding sequence ATGAAATTTTTAATTTATACCATTTTACTTTCTACAACACTATTCTCAAATAATATCATTCTTACTCAAGAAGAGGAAGATTTTATAAAAGATAAAACTTTTAAAATTTCTATCACTACAAATTGGGAACCTTTTAGTTTTAAAGAGAAATCAGATGAACCTATGGGAATATCTTATGAGTATTGGAAACTAATTGTTGAAAAATTAAATCTTAAAACCCAAAATATATTTTTTACAAATTTTAATAAACAATTATTTAGTATCAAACAAAAAGAGAGTGATATAATTTTTAGTGCTGGAGAGACTTCACAAAGAAAAGATTATGCTCTTTTTTCAAATAAATATTTAACTTTTCCAATATCTATTGTTACAAAAAAAGATGAAAATTTTATAGAAAATATTGATGAAATAATTGATAGAAAAATTGCAGTAGGAAATAATTTTACAGCTCATAATCTTCTAAAAGAGAAATATCCAAACCTTAGTTTAACTCCAGTAGCTAGTGTAAAAGAGGGCTTAGAACTAGTTTCAAAAGATAAAGTTTTTGCATTTATTGATATAAAACCTGTATTAAACTTTAATATAGCTAAATATGGTTTTAAAGATTTAAAAATAACTGGAAATAGTGGTTTAGATTATGAGCTTAAATTTATGATAAGAGATGATTGTGAAATTTTAATTCCAATTTTAAATAAAGCAATAGATAATATAGATGAATCTTCTGTACTAGATATTGTAAATAGATGGAATAATGTACAATTTCAAACTAATTTTGACTATACAATTATTTGGTTACTTTTAGCTGCTATATTTTTAATTACTTTTGCATTTTTATATAGAAACTATATTTTAAAAAATTTAAATAACAAACTAAAAAATTTGGTTAATGAAAAAACAAAATCTCTTCATGAAATAAATAAAAATCTTGAAATTCTTGTTGAAAAAAAGAGTAGAGATTTAATTGAAAAAGAGAATCTTTTAAATCATCAAGCAAAAATGGCAGCGATGGGCGAAATGCTTGAAAATATTGCTCATCAATGGAGACAACCACTATCTGTAATCTCAACAATGGCAACCTCTTTAAAATTAAAACAAGAGATGAAAATTTTAGAAGATAAAGAGTTTTTTCAATCATTAGATATTATAAATAATGCTTCTCAACACCTTTCAAATACAATAGATGATTTTAGGAATTTTTTCTCATCTGAAAAAGAGATTAATAAGTTTTTAATATCAAATACAATAAAAAAATCAATTTTGCTTTTAAAAAGTAGCATAGATAAACACAATATAACTATAGTAGAAGATATTGAAGATAGTGAATTACTAAGTTATGAGAGTGAATTGATGCAAGTAATCTTAAATATAATTTCAAATTCAATTGATATTTTAAAAGATAAAAATATAGATTCAAGATATATATATTTTAAAACTAAGATTTTAAATAATAATCTTATTATTACAATTTCTGATAGCGGTGGTGGAATAGATAAAAAGATTTTAAATAGAGTTTTTGAACCATACTTTACAACAAAACACAAGAGCCAAGGAACGGGAATTGGTCTTTATATGTCGCTACAAATTGTTACAAAACATCTACATGGAAAATTATCCGTAAAAAATAGTAGTTTCTTACAAAATGGTGTTGAATACTTTGGTGCAGAGTTCTCTATAAATATACCAATATCTATTGATAAGTAG
- a CDS encoding AraC family transcriptional regulator, with amino-acid sequence MKKETLEKRTNIANDIMYYIYTHIDTNIDIEELSIDLGISKFHMHRVFKEIFGRNIYESIKSIRLQKASNLLLTNKYSTISSIVNSCGYSSQSSFIKIFKERFGMSPKEWKNGGYKEYSNNIINQSKFSLKSKTNFDSIVPTIVKNPAIESYYIRNRGYDKNIELTWQKLETWLLTNNIKQYKKASLFHDNPTITPLEECQYIACIIVEDDCDVKSDRIPKFNIAEGVYARFDLKCKNEDLLPFIQWVYHEWLPKSEYETTTKPSYAIYENLDFVNDNLEFSFFVSIDF; translated from the coding sequence ATGAAAAAAGAGACTTTAGAAAAAAGAACAAATATTGCAAACGATATTATGTATTATATCTATACACATATAGACACAAATATTGATATTGAAGAGTTAAGTATTGATTTGGGAATTAGTAAATTTCATATGCATAGAGTTTTTAAAGAGATTTTTGGAAGAAATATTTATGAAAGTATAAAATCAATTAGACTTCAAAAAGCTTCAAATTTACTATTAACAAATAAATACTCAACAATTTCTAGTATTGTAAACTCATGTGGTTATTCATCACAATCATCTTTTATTAAAATATTTAAAGAGAGATTTGGAATGAGTCCAAAAGAGTGGAAAAATGGTGGTTATAAAGAGTATTCAAATAATATTATCAACCAATCAAAATTTTCATTAAAATCTAAAACTAACTTTGACTCAATAGTTCCAACTATTGTTAAAAATCCAGCTATTGAGAGTTATTATATTAGAAATAGAGGTTATGATAAGAATATTGAATTAACTTGGCAAAAGTTAGAGACTTGGCTTTTAACAAACAATATAAAACAGTATAAAAAAGCATCCTTATTTCATGATAATCCTACAATCACTCCACTTGAAGAGTGCCAATATATTGCTTGTATAATAGTTGAAGATGATTGTGATGTTAAAAGTGACAGAATTCCAAAATTTAATATTGCAGAGGGTGTTTATGCAAGATTTGATTTAAAATGCAAAAATGAAGATTTATTACCTTTTATTCAATGGGTTTATCATGAATGGTTACCAAAAAGTGAATATGAAACTACTACAAAACCATCTTATGCAATATATGAAAATCTTGATTTTGTAAATGATAATTTGGAGTTTAGTTTTTTTGTTTCAATTGATTTTTAG
- a CDS encoding HAMP domain-containing methyl-accepting chemotaxis protein, translating to MSVKSRLISLSLVFILSLLTISTVSYFNSKSTSNDLVNISDERIPILLAITDLDTLRYKIRAVTQELFSVNVDENYKKNLQDIKEYRDSTWEQIDKNWKFFASTPRQTEAGKKAFNTLEATFNEWKKSHQPIDDNLKKLINNQDESKIESLMLSYENSVNNMIPVSVNFGKLLDEQKTRTINYATNMVKNSVSSSSKALTIIVILTIIVMAISLAFTLVTINFIIKSLSSVRDGILDFFAFLNEESKSATLIDLKNSDEFGEIAKVINHNIIKTENSIKKDDEFINATENFVKELSSGNMLAKIEKEPDTSNLKALKTLLLELQYYLEHTIARDINMLLKVIDSFKKYDFTARFPNPYAKIAVAMNELGDEISALLRQSYSTGLNLELASNELLNNVEVLNQSSNAAAASLEETAAALEEITSTVISNANNVELMSKFSNEVSNSAKKGQALANQTTTAMDEINSQVNKINEAISVIDNIAFQTNILSLNAAVEAATAGEAGKGFAVVAQEVRNLASRSAEAAREIKLIVENATLKANEGKNISFEMIEGYTELLENIDKQTQTINEIALASKEQEAGITQINDAVTGLDQQTQNNASIAAHTKSIATNADMVAKKIVSDSKSKEFIGKQEIENEYKKSNVKIEKPENKKSENKNESIKKTDEKKEKKDEKELPKKDIKLKEIKPSKSSDDEWESF from the coding sequence ATGTCTGTAAAAAGTAGATTAATATCTTTATCATTAGTGTTTATTTTATCACTATTGACTATTTCAACTGTTTCATATTTTAACTCAAAAAGTACATCTAATGATTTAGTAAATATTTCAGATGAAAGAATACCTATTCTTCTAGCAATTACCGATTTAGATACTTTAAGATACAAAATAAGAGCTGTGACTCAAGAGTTATTTTCGGTTAATGTTGATGAAAACTACAAAAAAAATCTTCAAGATATTAAAGAATATAGAGATTCAACTTGGGAACAAATTGATAAAAATTGGAAATTCTTTGCAAGCACACCAAGACAAACTGAGGCTGGTAAAAAGGCTTTTAATACTTTAGAAGCTACATTTAATGAGTGGAAAAAATCACATCAACCAATTGATGATAATCTAAAAAAATTAATCAACAATCAAGATGAGAGTAAAATAGAATCTTTGATGTTAAGCTATGAAAATAGTGTAAATAATATGATTCCAGTTTCTGTTAATTTTGGAAAGCTTTTAGATGAGCAAAAAACAAGAACTATAAATTATGCAACTAATATGGTTAAAAATTCAGTATCATCTTCAAGCAAAGCTTTAACAATTATCGTTATTCTTACAATTATTGTTATGGCTATTAGTTTGGCATTTACATTAGTAACTATAAACTTTATTATAAAATCTTTAAGTAGTGTTAGAGATGGAATTTTAGATTTTTTTGCTTTCTTAAATGAAGAGAGTAAAAGCGCTACACTAATTGATTTAAAAAATAGTGATGAATTTGGTGAGATTGCAAAAGTAATTAATCACAATATTATAAAAACTGAAAACTCTATAAAAAAAGATGATGAGTTTATTAATGCAACAGAAAATTTCGTAAAAGAGCTTTCAAGCGGAAATATGCTTGCAAAAATTGAAAAAGAGCCTGATACATCAAATTTAAAAGCTTTAAAAACACTTCTTTTAGAACTTCAATATTATTTAGAACATACAATCGCAAGAGATATAAATATGCTTCTTAAAGTTATAGATAGCTTTAAAAAATATGATTTTACTGCAAGATTTCCAAACCCTTATGCAAAAATTGCTGTCGCTATGAATGAACTTGGAGATGAAATTTCTGCTTTACTAAGACAATCTTACTCTACAGGTTTAAATCTTGAGCTTGCTTCAAATGAACTTCTTAACAATGTTGAAGTTTTAAATCAAAGTTCAAATGCCGCTGCTGCTTCTTTAGAAGAGACAGCCGCTGCTCTTGAAGAGATTACTTCAACTGTAATTAGCAATGCAAACAATGTTGAACTTATGTCTAAATTTTCAAATGAAGTTAGTAACTCAGCTAAAAAAGGTCAAGCTTTAGCAAATCAAACAACAACTGCAATGGATGAGATAAATAGTCAAGTAAATAAAATTAATGAAGCAATTTCAGTGATTGATAATATTGCATTCCAAACAAATATTTTATCTCTTAATGCAGCTGTTGAAGCAGCAACTGCTGGTGAAGCTGGAAAAGGTTTTGCTGTTGTTGCTCAAGAGGTGCGAAACTTAGCAAGTAGAAGTGCAGAAGCAGCTAGAGAGATTAAACTAATAGTTGAAAATGCAACTTTAAAAGCAAATGAGGGTAAAAATATTAGCTTTGAAATGATTGAAGGATATACAGAATTACTTGAAAATATTGATAAACAGACTCAAACTATAAATGAAATTGCATTAGCAAGTAAAGAGCAAGAAGCTGGTATTACTCAGATAAATGATGCTGTAACAGGTCTTGATCAACAAACTCAAAATAATGCAAGTATTGCTGCTCATACTAAATCAATTGCAACAAATGCTGATATGGTTGCTAAAAAAATTGTATCTGACTCAAAAAGTAAAGAGTTTATTGGAAAGCAAGAGATTGAAAACGAGTATAAAAAATCTAATGTAAAGATTGAAAAACCTGAAAATAAAAAATCTGAAAATAAAAATGAATCTATTAAAAAAACAGATGAGAAAAAAGAGAAAAAAGATGAGAAAGAGCTTCCTAAAAAAGATATCAAACTAAAAGAGATAAAACCTTCTAAATCTAGTGATGATGAATGGGAAAGTTTCTAA
- a CDS encoding OadG family protein: MQTLLANFFIVMGVVSTILLIVGFLLKARGVTFVEFFPKNEQIVPQNIVYNNVISQNAQIDLKKVAAIMAAIKHHTNK; this comes from the coding sequence TTGCAAACTTTATTAGCAAACTTTTTTATAGTTATGGGAGTAGTATCTACTATTTTATTAATTGTTGGATTTTTACTAAAAGCAAGAGGTGTGACTTTTGTTGAGTTTTTTCCAAAAAATGAGCAGATTGTTCCTCAAAATATTGTTTATAACAATGTTATATCACAAAATGCTCAAATTGATTTAAAAAAAGTAGCGGCAATTATGGCAGCTATAAAACATCACACAAATAAATAG
- a CDS encoding TRL domain-containing protein produces the protein MKKILLASTVLIATFFTACSTIKVKSEDTSSLMKYDGTNTDYSKLDSYKKATICKEFVIGKGYVGSNSVAEAAKNGGISKVKHVDIHSEYTEQSGLFSPTRDNFKQCVTVYGE, from the coding sequence ATGAAAAAAATATTATTAGCATCAACAGTTCTTATTGCTACTTTTTTTACAGCTTGTAGCACAATTAAGGTAAAAAGTGAAGATACATCGTCTTTAATGAAATATGATGGAACAAATACAGATTATTCAAAGCTTGATAGCTATAAAAAAGCTACTATTTGTAAAGAGTTTGTTATTGGAAAAGGTTATGTTGGAAGCAACTCTGTTGCTGAAGCTGCGAAAAATGGTGGAATATCAAAAGTAAAACATGTTGATATTCATAGTGAATACACAGAACAAAGTGGACTTTTTTCACCAACTAGAGATAACTTTAAGCAGTGTGTTACTGTTTATGGTGAATAA
- a CDS encoding biotin/lipoyl-containing protein, which translates to MANGNYTVVVDGQRFNVSVFEGDVQNIQVAAPVQQVVQAPINQAPVQTTASKVNYSGTEATAPVNGNVWKILVKEGDRVEKDQQIMILEAMKMEIDVVAPVSGTVSKILTETNKAVEEGAVLAIIS; encoded by the coding sequence ATGGCAAATGGAAATTATACAGTAGTTGTAGATGGTCAAAGATTTAATGTATCGGTTTTTGAAGGAGATGTTCAAAATATTCAAGTAGCAGCTCCAGTTCAACAAGTTGTTCAAGCACCAATTAACCAAGCACCTGTTCAAACAACAGCATCAAAAGTAAATTACTCTGGAACTGAAGCAACAGCTCCTGTAAATGGTAATGTTTGGAAGATTCTTGTTAAAGAGGGTGATAGAGTTGAAAAAGATCAACAAATTATGATTCTTGAAGCTATGAAAATGGAAATTGATGTTGTTGCGCCTGTATCAGGAACAGTTTCAAAAATTTTAACAGAAACAAATAAGGCTGTAGAAGAGGGTGCAGTTTTAGCAATTATTTCATAA